The following proteins are encoded in a genomic region of Carassius auratus strain Wakin unplaced genomic scaffold, ASM336829v1 scaf_tig00010126, whole genome shotgun sequence:
- the LOC113072762 gene encoding protein FAM110C-like: MDLTRNTDPDRIMLKKTQGSANVDASRILVKGPEYLRRQMERESEAIKGRVSAVERLAATKPQYVKSQQVVSIGSASVSSRGSSNGHGSVNNAAHVEVEDIQSPEEDNNVVRRSSSKKRDSILLYRQKCELLRGSPGGSRRLMKKSLFTIKDKTNAFSEARGGACATRRDCGKEATRVNVPFSHGHKDETSDVPRGPPHRIVAEIQEQDRKSRRGVARSRSDISSRYSKNFADFDAFFKFCGLEGDVIESLGREKFSARSDDLSSQTRSISVSTSDGGISRSSDGLQEGELQETVRQGSSVVERNARIIKWLYSCRNAAESGKTLRDLD, encoded by the coding sequence ATGGATTTAACACGAAATACTGATCCAGACAGGATCATGTTGAAGAAAACGCAAGGATCGGCCAACGTGGACGCGTCGCGCATTCTTGTGAAGGGGCCCGAGTATTTGAGGAGACAGATGGAGCGAGAAAGCGAGGCGATTAAAGGACGTGTCAGTGCGGTGGAGAGACTGGCAGCCACTAAACCTCAATATGTAAAAAGCCAACAAGTTGTCAGCATCGGGTCTGCCTCCGTGAGCAGCCGAGGGTCCTCAAACGGGCACGGTTCCGTTAATAACGCCGCTCATGTTGAGGTTGAGGATATACAGTCGCCTGAAGAAGATAATAATGTGGTGAGACGGAGCAGCTCGAAGAAACGAGACTCGATTTTATTATACAGACAGAAGTGTGAACTCTTGAGAGGATCGCCTGGCGGGAGTAGGAGATTAATGAAAAAGTCGTTATTCACTATTAAAGACAAGACAAACGCGTTTTCTGAGGCGCGTGGTGGTGCATGCGCCACACGCAGGGACTGCGGGAAAGAGGCCACTCGGGTAAATGTACCGTTCTCACACGGTCACAAGGACGAGACTAGTGATGTACCGAGAGGACCTCCTCACAGGATAGTCGCAGAAATCCAGGAGCAGGATCGCAAGAGCCGGAGGGGGGTGGCGCGCTCCAGGTCTGACATCAGTTCGCGCTACTCGAAAAACTTCGCGGACTTCGACGCGTTCTTCAAATTCTGCGGCCTCGAGGGTGACGTCATCGAGTCCCTGGGCAGAGAGAAGTTCTCCGCGCGCTCGGACGACCTCAGCTCCCAAACCCGGAGTATCAGCGTCTCGACGTCAGACGGCGGAATCTCGAGGAGCAGCGACGGCCTGCAGGAGGGGGAATTGCAGGAGACCGTGCGTCAAGGGTCGTCAGTTGTCGAGCGCAACGCTCGGATCATCAAGTGGCTCTACAGTTGCAGAAATGCCGCGGAGTCGGGAAAGACGCTTCGAGATCTGGATTAA